Genomic segment of Mucilaginibacter sabulilitoris:
GATGCCACTACCCACTGGCCCTGACTGGTTTTATACGCCTAACGATGTAAAAAGCCTGAGTCAGCTTGACTACGACTATGACAATATTTCAACAGGCATAGCGCCACCATTGGTGAGCCAATTGACCCAGAGATTGTTTAAATTTGGTGTCAACGCAATTGAAACTCAAGACCAAAAAAACATGGACATGGGAGGCGATACCGAATTGATAGGTGCTAACGAAGGTAAACTTCAGTTAAAATCTTCTGGTGCACGTACCACGGTTAAATTTGATGAGGGCGCATGGAAAAAAGTGCCGGCGAGTTTAATGAAGGCTTCTATTAAGAGCGTACCGGATCGTGTATATCTCCAGCTCGAGAACGTTAAAGGCAACATGGATGCTAACCGCCTCACGGTCTCCGTGAACCAAATACTCGCCGGAACTATATCACTATTCGGTCTCCGCAAAGCGTCGAAGAAAGAGAGTCACCATGGCGGCGGACTTACCTTCTTGCTTGATATCACCAATATAATTGACGACCTGCATCTTAATAATGCTTTAAGTTCTGAGTCGCTCGATGTGCTGATCTTGCCGAACAATGAAGTGCCTGAAAAAGCAGAGATCACGATAGGCCGGGTAAGTTTATACCGCGAAGGACAATCATGACTACATCCAGAAAAACCCGCACATTTGTCATTTACGTGATCCTCACCGTGAGCGCGGCATTCTGGGTATTGTTGCTGATGAATTCCGGGAGCACAACTATTGGTCAGCATCTCCCCGTAATTGTGCCGCATTGCCCTATCATTGTTTCAGGGGAATCACCGGTATCGTTGCAGGCTTTGTTGGCCATGAACCCCATCAGCTCATTGATGATCGGTTGGGTATTCATGGTAATGGCGATGATGCTTCCGACACTGATCATCCCGATACTGTATATTTGCGAACGCAGTTTCAAACACCGCCGCCTGCGGTCTGCCTTAATTTTTGCCTTTGGATACGTCGGAATCTGGGTAACTGCGGGCGTAGTAATGATTGCGGTGACCTTTGGATTGCGCCTGTTGATGCCAAAGCTCTATCTGCCCGCTATAGTCATGACGATCGCCGCCCTGGTATGGCAATTTTCACCAATCAAACAGCGTTGTTTGAATAGCGGGCATAACCATAAAGCACTTGCCGCGTTTGGGCTTGCCGCAGATCGTGATGCACTGATATTCGGTGTTCTGCATGGCCTATCATGTGTGGGATCGGGTTGGGCATTGATGTTGTTTCCAATGCTCTTGCCGGTAGGACATCACTTGGTAATGATCGTCATTACCTTAATGATGATCGGTGAACATCTGGAGCATCCACAGCCCCCCCGGTGGCGTTTTAACCTGAGCGGCAAGCTCCTGCGCATCCTGATTGCTCAAATTCAGATCAGGCTAATTACCCAGCTAAATATGCCCCCTGCTTCAAATGCCAATATTCACAATTCCCATAATTAAATACTATATTTTGGCGGAGTATTACCAACCTTATCATGAAATATCTGTTCATTTGCTGCGCCTGCACAGCCCTTTTTTCCCGGCTTGTAAAAAGAGCGGCCAGCCCCAACCCGGCAGCAATAAACCTGATGATTTAGCGGTTATGCTTACGGGTAAATGGAAACAAAGTAAAAACAATACTAAAATATACGGATTAACCGGCGACGCGTTATTGAAATCTTTAGATACCAATTTCAGTAAGCT
This window contains:
- a CDS encoding copper chaperone, with the protein product MTTSRKTRTFVIYVILTVSAAFWVLLLMNSGSTTIGQHLPVIVPHCPIIVSGESPVSLQALLAMNPISSLMIGWVFMVMAMMLPTLIIPILYICERSFKHRRLRSALIFAFGYVGIWVTAGVVMIAVTFGLRLLMPKLYLPAIVMTIAALVWQFSPIKQRCLNSGHNHKALAAFGLAADRDALIFGVLHGLSCVGSGWALMLFPMLLPVGHHLVMIVITLMMIGEHLEHPQPPRWRFNLSGKLLRILIAQIQIRLITQLNMPPASNANIHNSHN